The following proteins come from a genomic window of Micromonospora echinofusca:
- the menC gene encoding o-succinylbenzoate synthase, with protein sequence MRRIEVVELRRVRLPLVRRFQTSSHAKRELEHVLVTLTDTDGAVGWGEIASPSGPFYCAETVESCWAVARDHLAPMVLRTDWAHPAELATALGKVRGNHFARAGFDIAAWALWSTANGVSLAHALGGSRGTVEAGVSLGIEPTVDDLLAQVRLRVDEGYRRIKLKIAPGWDVEPVRAVRAAHPDVPLHVDANGAYRDVPGHRAVLEALDGLGLMMIEQPFAPRDLVAHAALQERIDTPVCLDESVEEVDDLVTALRLGAVRVLNVKVSRMGGLTHAVRAHDLAREHGVPVWCGGMHEFGIGRAANVALSALAGFTLPSDVSGSDKYYARDVTTRPIVSTDGLVAVPASPGLGWEADLAYVEERTTDRLVLRAGAA encoded by the coding sequence GTGAGGCGGATCGAGGTGGTGGAGCTGCGCCGGGTCCGGCTGCCGCTCGTGCGCCGGTTCCAGACCAGCTCCCACGCCAAGCGCGAGCTGGAGCACGTCCTGGTCACGCTCACCGACACCGACGGCGCCGTCGGGTGGGGCGAGATCGCGTCGCCGAGCGGGCCGTTCTACTGCGCCGAGACCGTCGAGAGCTGCTGGGCGGTCGCCCGGGACCACCTCGCGCCGATGGTGCTGCGCACCGACTGGGCGCACCCGGCGGAGCTGGCCACGGCGCTCGGCAAGGTACGCGGCAACCACTTCGCCCGCGCCGGTTTCGACATCGCCGCCTGGGCACTGTGGTCGACCGCGAACGGCGTCTCCCTCGCGCACGCGCTGGGTGGCTCGCGCGGCACCGTCGAGGCGGGCGTCTCCCTGGGCATCGAACCCACCGTCGACGACCTCCTCGCGCAGGTGCGGCTGCGGGTCGACGAGGGCTACCGCCGGATCAAGCTCAAGATCGCGCCCGGCTGGGACGTCGAGCCCGTACGGGCCGTCCGCGCGGCGCACCCGGACGTGCCGCTGCACGTCGACGCCAACGGCGCCTACCGGGACGTCCCCGGGCACCGGGCCGTCCTGGAGGCGCTCGACGGCCTGGGCCTGATGATGATCGAGCAGCCGTTCGCGCCACGGGACCTCGTCGCGCACGCCGCCCTCCAGGAGCGGATCGACACCCCCGTCTGCCTCGACGAGTCCGTCGAGGAGGTGGACGACCTCGTCACCGCGCTGCGGCTGGGCGCCGTACGCGTCCTCAACGTCAAGGTCTCGCGGATGGGCGGGCTGACCCACGCCGTACGGGCGCACGACCTCGCGCGCGAGCATGGTGTCCCGGTCTGGTGCGGCGGCATGCACGAGTTCGGCATCGGGCGGGCCGCCAACGTCGCGCTGAGCGCACTCGCCGGCTTCACGCTGCCCTCCGACGTCTCCGGCTCCGACAAGTACTACGCCCGCGACGTCACCACCCGTCCGATCGTGAGCACCGACGGCCTCGTCGCGGTGCCCGCCTCGCCCGGGCTCGGCTGGGAAGCCGACCTGGCGTACGTCGAGGAGAGGACCACCGACCGGCTCGTGCTGCGGGCGGGCGCGGCGTGA
- a CDS encoding MurR/RpiR family transcriptional regulator gives MTTTRSTPAERFDRNVQRRSAQVLKQRVLEQQRTEFAGALAWAAEQDAIERAAALIVSARRRYLIGHGKSLGFASLLAADLSAGLSGVHLVDGAALRSLDVLGDIRQGDLLVAVCMARYRRETIDVAAAYVRHGGRLVLVTDAEDAPLAGSAAARIVIGADSASYANSPTSVVLALHLLATLTIASSKGAGRRLRERDALAAELGLYAERP, from the coding sequence ATGACCACGACGAGATCGACGCCCGCGGAGCGCTTCGACCGCAACGTGCAGCGCAGGTCGGCGCAGGTGCTCAAGCAACGGGTCCTGGAGCAGCAACGCACCGAGTTCGCCGGGGCCCTGGCGTGGGCCGCCGAGCAGGACGCGATCGAACGGGCCGCGGCGCTCATCGTGTCGGCCCGACGCCGGTACCTGATCGGCCACGGCAAGTCGCTCGGCTTCGCGTCCCTGCTCGCCGCCGACCTCAGCGCCGGGCTCTCCGGCGTGCACCTCGTCGACGGCGCGGCGCTGCGTTCCCTCGACGTGCTCGGCGACATCCGCCAGGGCGACCTGCTAGTGGCCGTCTGCATGGCGCGCTACCGGCGCGAGACCATCGACGTCGCCGCCGCGTACGTCCGCCACGGCGGTCGGCTGGTGCTCGTCACCGACGCCGAGGACGCGCCGTTGGCCGGGAGCGCCGCCGCGCGCATCGTCATCGGCGCCGACAGCGCCTCGTACGCCAACTCCCCCACCTCGGTGGTGCTCGCGCTGCACCTGCTCGCGACCCTGACCATCGCCAGCTCGAAGGGCGCCGGTCGCCGCCTGCGCGAGCGCGACGCCCTCGCCGCCGAGCTCGGTCTCTACGCGGAGCGGCCGTGA
- a CDS encoding GNAT family N-acetyltransferase — protein MAGDTRGIVARDLAGLAERTAASALYRSVFGYEGPEHAVSPRLLAALGENAGSAIGAFDEDGCLVGFCYGFTGVEHGELYHYSQAAVVDARVQGRGVGRLLKHAQADAARRVGTHTMRWTFDPYALRNAHFNLNVLGAVGIRFLPDFYDDGGSDRVLVRWDLDRAGGSTPTPAPGHTAVDSPADDRTAARAPDERTQLRRELADRFATGGRLVGVVRRDRTPGRVSYLFERDEA, from the coding sequence ATGGCCGGTGACACCCGCGGGATCGTGGCGCGCGACCTCGCCGGGCTGGCCGAGCGGACGGCGGCGTCGGCGCTCTACCGGAGCGTCTTCGGCTACGAGGGTCCCGAGCACGCCGTCAGCCCCCGCCTCCTGGCCGCGCTGGGCGAGAACGCCGGAAGCGCGATCGGCGCCTTCGACGAGGACGGCTGCCTCGTCGGCTTCTGCTACGGCTTCACGGGCGTGGAGCACGGCGAGCTCTACCACTACTCGCAGGCCGCCGTCGTCGACGCGCGGGTCCAGGGGCGCGGCGTCGGCCGGCTGCTCAAGCACGCCCAGGCCGACGCCGCCCGGCGCGTGGGCACGCACACGATGCGGTGGACCTTCGACCCGTACGCGCTACGCAACGCCCACTTCAACCTGAACGTGCTGGGCGCCGTCGGGATCCGCTTCCTGCCCGACTTCTACGACGACGGCGGCAGCGACCGCGTCCTGGTCCGCTGGGACCTCGACCGTGCCGGGGGCAGCACGCCGACGCCCGCCCCCGGGCACACGGCCGTGGACTCGCCCGCCGACGACCGTACGGCCGCGCGGGCGCCCGACGAGCGGACGCAGCTGCGCCGGGAGCTGGCCGACCGGTTCGCCACGGGCGGGCGGCTGGTCGGCGTCGTGCGGCGCGACCGGACCCCCGGCCGCGTCAGCTACCTGTTCGAACGGGACGAGGCATGA
- a CDS encoding M20/M25/M40 family metallo-hydrolase, whose translation MSSSSHLDPALAALRRYTLHESPTGDRRALAALADVLDADAADAGFHTAREPHPDGDHLVWTLPARGVAGDPLLLLTHYDTVWPVGTLAGMPWSVDGDTVRGPGVYDTKAGLVALLAAAARVVREGAPHPEIRVLVVADEEIGSPTATGLVRAEAGRARAVLGLEPPHPGGDLKTGRRGSTRVRIEVTGAEAHAALDPDAGVNAIDELVDQLVRVRALVAGRPVLLNTGTVAGGGRTNVVAGAAHADLGLRFTDPGNEDAVLAGLAALRPVRERALLATRLLSHRPTWQPDEAGAHLLDRIVAVAAGLGQRLAGRPADGAADTNTTGALGRPTVDGLAPPGGGAHARHEWVSAAGLGARADLLAALFTGLHTAGPSHGDGA comes from the coding sequence GTGTCGTCATCGTCGCATCTCGACCCCGCGCTCGCCGCGCTGCGCCGCTACACGCTGCACGAGTCGCCGACCGGCGACCGGCGGGCGCTGGCCGCGCTGGCCGACGTGCTCGACGCGGACGCCGCTGACGCCGGCTTCCACACCGCCCGGGAGCCGCACCCCGACGGCGACCATCTGGTCTGGACCCTGCCGGCGCGCGGGGTCGCGGGCGATCCGCTGCTGCTGCTGACCCACTACGACACCGTCTGGCCGGTCGGCACGCTGGCGGGCATGCCGTGGTCCGTCGATGGCGACACCGTCCGCGGCCCGGGCGTCTACGACACCAAGGCCGGGCTCGTCGCACTGCTCGCGGCGGCGGCGCGCGTCGTACGGGAGGGCGCCCCGCACCCCGAGATCAGGGTCCTCGTCGTAGCCGACGAGGAGATCGGCTCGCCCACCGCCACCGGGCTGGTCCGGGCCGAGGCGGGCCGGGCCCGCGCGGTGCTCGGCCTGGAGCCGCCGCATCCCGGGGGCGACCTCAAGACCGGCCGGCGTGGCAGCACCCGGGTCCGCATCGAGGTCACCGGCGCCGAGGCGCACGCCGCGCTCGACCCCGACGCCGGGGTCAACGCCATCGACGAACTGGTCGACCAGCTCGTGCGGGTCCGCGCGCTCGTCGCGGGCCGGCCGGTCCTGCTCAACACCGGCACGGTCGCCGGTGGGGGCCGGACCAACGTGGTGGCCGGCGCGGCCCACGCCGACCTCGGCCTGCGCTTCACCGACCCCGGGAACGAGGACGCCGTCCTCGCCGGCCTGGCGGCGCTGCGTCCGGTACGCGAGCGCGCCCTGCTCGCCACCCGGCTGCTGTCGCACCGGCCCACCTGGCAGCCGGACGAGGCGGGGGCGCACCTGCTGGACCGGATCGTGGCCGTCGCCGCCGGCCTCGGTCAGCGCCTCGCCGGTCGCCCGGCCGACGGCGCCGCCGACACCAACACCACGGGCGCGCTGGGCCGTCCCACCGTCGACGGGCTCGCCCCGCCCGGCGGGGGCGCGCACGCCCGGCACGAGTGGGTCTCGGCCGCCGGCCTCGGTGCGCGCGCCGACCTGCTGGCCGCCCTGTTCACCGGCCTGCACACGGCGGGCCCGTCCCACGGGGACGGTGCCTGA
- a CDS encoding esterase-like activity of phytase family protein — MRRRGNGTRRLRVAAGAVVVLAVTTAHGPAVADPTPTPAPATPVCEVRGGRLSEISGMVATDGGFVMVNDGADDEARRRIFFLDERCSVVRTVSYPSRPRDTEDLAIGADGTVWVADTGDNDRSRQTIAVWKLPPGADRPVLYRMAYPDGPHDAEALLVTADDRPLVVTKYSATLYAPSAPLRPGTTARLEKVGQARLPASTTSNPYGALGRTAVTGAATAPDGRRVVLRTYADAYEFDVSDGDVVPALTGGTPRVIALPNEPQGESVTYSRDGQSLLTVSETADQPPGTLPTVLRYPLPAPVVSPTSPTAPEPTTRAAGDRTGRSDAVGTYLVTAGALGLALIAVGLVALARARRSRSR, encoded by the coding sequence GTGAGGCGACGAGGCAACGGGACCCGGAGGCTGCGGGTCGCGGCGGGGGCGGTCGTCGTCCTGGCCGTCACGACGGCCCACGGCCCGGCCGTGGCCGATCCGACGCCGACGCCGGCACCCGCGACGCCGGTGTGCGAGGTGCGCGGCGGCCGGCTGAGCGAGATCTCCGGGATGGTCGCCACGGACGGCGGGTTCGTCATGGTCAACGACGGCGCGGACGACGAGGCCCGCCGCCGGATCTTCTTCCTGGACGAGCGGTGCTCCGTCGTACGGACCGTGTCCTATCCGTCGCGCCCGCGCGACACGGAGGACCTGGCCATCGGCGCGGACGGCACGGTCTGGGTGGCGGACACCGGCGACAACGACCGCTCCCGGCAGACGATCGCGGTGTGGAAGCTGCCGCCGGGTGCCGACCGACCGGTGCTGTACCGCATGGCGTACCCGGACGGCCCGCACGACGCCGAGGCCCTGCTGGTGACCGCCGACGACCGGCCGCTGGTCGTGACCAAGTACTCGGCCACGCTGTACGCCCCGAGCGCCCCCCTGCGCCCGGGCACGACGGCGAGGCTGGAGAAGGTGGGGCAGGCCCGGCTGCCGGCCTCCACGACGAGCAACCCGTACGGGGCGCTCGGCCGTACGGCGGTCACCGGTGCCGCCACCGCGCCGGACGGACGCCGGGTGGTCCTGCGCACGTACGCCGACGCGTACGAGTTCGACGTCAGCGACGGCGACGTGGTCCCGGCGTTGACCGGCGGAACGCCACGGGTCATCGCGCTGCCGAACGAGCCGCAGGGCGAGTCGGTCACCTACAGCCGCGACGGGCAGTCCCTGCTGACCGTGTCCGAGACGGCCGACCAGCCACCCGGGACGCTGCCCACGGTCCTGCGCTACCCGCTGCCGGCGCCCGTCGTGTCCCCCACGTCGCCCACCGCGCCCGAACCGACGACCCGCGCCGCCGGCGACCGGACCGGCCGCTCCGACGCCGTGGGGACCTACCTCGTAACGGCCGGCGCGCTCGGGCTGGCGCTGATCGCCGTGGGGCTGGTCGCGCTGGCCCGCGCGCGGCGTTCCCGGTCGCGCTGA
- a CDS encoding P-loop NTPase family protein, translating to MTAPARILVYGVYGAGKSTLAVRLAERLGLPWHPVDDLLWQPGWVEVPVAEQRSRIEAVCRRDRWILDGAYHGWRDVVLARADLVVGLDYPRWFSFWRLLRRTARRLVSGEEICNGNRESLRSVLSRDSILLWHATAFRRARRRMRAWQTDPAGPPVLLFRSPAELDRWLAGLTRR from the coding sequence ATGACCGCACCGGCCCGCATCCTCGTCTACGGGGTGTACGGCGCCGGCAAGTCCACGCTGGCGGTGCGGCTGGCCGAGCGGCTCGGGCTGCCGTGGCACCCGGTCGACGACCTGCTGTGGCAGCCCGGCTGGGTCGAGGTGCCGGTCGCCGAGCAGCGCAGCCGGATCGAGGCGGTCTGCCGACGCGACCGCTGGATCCTCGACGGCGCGTACCACGGGTGGCGGGACGTGGTGCTGGCGCGCGCCGACCTCGTCGTCGGCCTGGACTATCCGCGCTGGTTCTCCTTCTGGCGGCTGCTGCGGCGCACCGCCCGACGGCTGGTCAGCGGCGAGGAGATCTGCAACGGCAACCGCGAGTCGCTGCGCAGCGTGTTGTCCCGGGACTCCATCCTGCTGTGGCACGCGACCGCCTTCCGCCGGGCCCGGCGGCGGATGCGCGCCTGGCAGACCGATCCCGCCGGCCCGCCGGTGCTGCTGTTCCGCTCCCCGGCGGAGCTGGACCGCTGGTTGGCGGGCCTGACCCGCCGCTGA
- a CDS encoding phytanoyl-CoA dioxygenase family protein, whose protein sequence is MIQHSNPLTEEEVEGYRERGFLVQEAVFSPAEVEVLKRHAQAEFDLDSPRRTFEEGTDVVRGVHGSHLCDEFFADFVRVPQLLLVARQLLAADVYVHQFKINAKRAFKGEVWEWHQDFIYWHLEDGMPQPEALSAAVFLDDVTEFNGPLIFIPGSQDAGIINVDAREEGWQSTLTADLKYALTSETLQTLANENGLVAPKGVKGSVLWFHCNIAHGSAPNMSPFDRRLLLVTYNNVDNAPAEGAGSRPDWLSNRSSAALEVVDGDPLSRTAVDVGA, encoded by the coding sequence GTGATCCAGCACAGCAATCCACTCACCGAGGAAGAGGTCGAAGGCTACCGGGAGCGGGGCTTTCTGGTTCAGGAGGCCGTTTTCTCGCCGGCCGAGGTCGAGGTGCTGAAGCGGCACGCTCAGGCCGAGTTCGATCTGGACTCGCCGCGCCGCACCTTCGAGGAGGGCACCGACGTGGTCCGCGGCGTCCACGGCTCCCACCTCTGCGACGAGTTCTTCGCCGACTTCGTACGGGTGCCGCAGTTACTGCTGGTGGCGCGCCAGTTGCTGGCGGCGGACGTCTACGTCCACCAGTTCAAGATAAATGCGAAGCGTGCGTTCAAGGGTGAAGTCTGGGAATGGCACCAGGACTTCATCTATTGGCACCTGGAGGACGGCATGCCGCAGCCCGAGGCGCTGTCGGCGGCGGTCTTCCTCGACGACGTCACGGAATTCAACGGACCGCTCATCTTCATCCCCGGATCGCAGGACGCGGGCATCATCAACGTCGACGCGCGCGAGGAGGGCTGGCAGTCCACCCTCACCGCGGACCTCAAGTACGCACTCACCTCGGAAACCCTCCAGACGTTGGCGAACGAGAACGGTCTCGTGGCGCCCAAGGGGGTGAAGGGGTCGGTTCTGTGGTTCCACTGCAACATCGCGCACGGATCGGCGCCGAACATGTCGCCATTCGACCGGCGACTGCTCCTGGTGACGTACAACAACGTCGACAATGCGCCGGCGGAGGGCGCCGGCAGTCGGCCGGACTGGCTTTCCAACCGCAGTTCGGCGGCGCTGGAGGTCGTCGACGGCGATCCGTTGTCGCGCACGGCGGTCGACGTCGGCGCCTGA
- a CDS encoding MbtH family protein produces MFGENDDAAGYRVVVNHEEQYSLWPVDRELPLGWVAEGTVGSKEECLAHVARVWTDMRPLSLRRRDEDRVQA; encoded by the coding sequence GTGTTCGGCGAAAACGACGACGCCGCCGGTTATCGAGTGGTGGTCAACCACGAGGAGCAGTACTCGCTCTGGCCGGTCGACCGCGAACTGCCGCTCGGTTGGGTGGCGGAGGGAACGGTCGGCTCGAAGGAGGAGTGCCTCGCGCACGTCGCACGTGTGTGGACGGACATGCGACCGCTCAGCCTACGTCGTCGCGACGAGGACCGGGTTCAGGCCTGA
- a CDS encoding phenylacetate--CoA ligase family protein encodes MSAFQSATGFRQSSFEGARSEIRFAYQNVPFYGKHLDDAGVTPDDVTTPEDLLRIPPTEKVHYRRDFPHGVLARGKTLQEPLTLKSQSSGTGGERLTTITHTYSLADRMRATLQANKVLRDALAACRPHRPARYAAPNCSDVECATPFTTMADRMLPDGTLVLPVAHDLLATPAHMVDQAIAEVEQFAPHWFYADATHLAFLVRQMRARHLPPPPVTAIALTYTLVTDVARRQIREYFGADVPMAEIVSMSELGWVTVECPMGRMHINDTRFFTEFLIGDRPAAPGQRAELVITSIGDRLLPHLRYRTGDIYQLGDGPCDCGSDLPLARHEGRYQSMVVITRGSRRVLVSPRDVNDAVAGDLPIDAYRLHQAGDGSLLFEYIVSDGADAGAALEGEVRRRLTALLGDDEPLSVEAVSYIPSQRSGKFASCTSDLAQRLGPEMVLDE; translated from the coding sequence GTGTCGGCCTTCCAGTCCGCCACGGGCTTCAGACAGAGCAGCTTCGAGGGGGCGCGGTCCGAGATCAGGTTCGCGTACCAGAACGTCCCCTTCTACGGTAAGCACCTCGACGACGCCGGCGTCACGCCGGACGACGTGACCACACCCGAGGATCTGCTGCGGATCCCACCGACGGAGAAGGTGCACTACCGCCGGGACTTTCCGCACGGGGTGCTGGCGCGGGGCAAGACGCTCCAGGAGCCGCTGACCCTCAAGAGCCAGAGCTCCGGCACCGGCGGCGAGCGGCTCACCACCATCACCCACACCTACAGTCTGGCCGACCGGATGCGCGCGACGCTCCAGGCGAACAAGGTGCTCCGGGACGCGTTGGCCGCCTGCCGTCCACACCGCCCCGCCCGGTACGCGGCGCCGAACTGCTCCGACGTCGAGTGCGCCACGCCGTTCACCACCATGGCCGACCGGATGCTGCCGGACGGCACCCTGGTGCTGCCCGTCGCCCACGACCTGCTGGCCACGCCGGCGCACATGGTCGACCAGGCCATCGCCGAGGTGGAGCAGTTCGCCCCCCACTGGTTCTACGCCGACGCGACCCACCTGGCGTTCCTGGTCCGGCAGATGCGCGCCCGGCACCTGCCGCCGCCGCCGGTCACGGCCATCGCGTTGACCTACACGTTGGTCACCGACGTCGCCCGGCGCCAGATCCGGGAGTACTTCGGCGCCGACGTGCCGATGGCGGAGATCGTCTCGATGTCCGAACTGGGCTGGGTCACCGTCGAGTGCCCGATGGGCCGGATGCACATCAACGACACCCGGTTCTTCACCGAGTTCCTGATCGGTGACCGACCGGCCGCACCCGGCCAGCGGGCCGAGTTGGTGATCACCAGCATCGGGGACCGGTTGCTGCCGCACCTGCGTTACCGCACCGGTGACATCTACCAGCTGGGTGACGGTCCGTGCGACTGCGGTAGCGACCTGCCGCTCGCCCGCCACGAGGGCCGCTACCAGTCGATGGTCGTGATCACCCGCGGGAGCCGGCGTGTCCTGGTCAGCCCGCGCGACGTCAACGACGCCGTGGCCGGCGACCTGCCGATCGACGCGTACCGGCTCCATCAGGCAGGCGACGGCTCGCTGCTGTTCGAGTACATCGTCAGCGACGGGGCCGACGCCGGCGCGGCGCTGGAGGGCGAGGTCCGCCGCCGGCTCACCGCGCTGCTCGGCGACGACGAGCCGTTGTCGGTGGAGGCGGTGTCGTACATCCCGTCGCAGCGCTCCGGAAAGTTCGCCTCCTGTACGTCAGATCTGGCCCAGCGGCTCGGCCCGGAAATGGTGCTCGATGAGTGA
- a CDS encoding aminotransferase class V-fold PLP-dependent enzyme — protein MSESTLVQVTEPGLPPVPARIRADFPLLSRDIDGHRLVYLDSAATSLTPLPVVEEISRFYTEVAANIHRGKHVLSEQASDDFENVRMKVAQYTGFRSNEVVFTANTTASMNLVASGLPLDPDDLVLVPADGHHSAILPWRDRARVAWLPTDGHGVVDLDRYAELLSERPAVVVLSHCSNVSGAYAPVETMSRMAKEAGAVTVLDAAQSIGHRRPKHTTIDFLAFSAHKMLGPTGLGVLCGRYDQLARLTPPALGGGVVDWVDEQRHELRKLPHRFEAGTPHIAGVYGLGAAIDYLYRLGLDTVAEHDRALGRALVEQASTRPYARILGPTEGDRGAILSLAIDGLHSMKPVAQILSDSYGIMCRSGHMCAQPFVDRFTDDEILRASGYIYNDLDDVHAFFTALDEIVGALGARS, from the coding sequence ATGAGTGAATCCACGCTCGTGCAGGTGACGGAACCCGGCCTGCCGCCCGTGCCGGCGCGGATCCGCGCCGACTTCCCCCTACTGTCCCGTGACATCGACGGGCACCGGCTGGTCTACCTGGACAGTGCCGCGACGAGTCTGACGCCCCTGCCGGTGGTCGAGGAGATCTCCCGGTTCTACACCGAGGTCGCCGCCAACATCCACCGCGGCAAGCACGTGCTGTCGGAACAGGCCTCGGACGACTTCGAGAACGTCCGCATGAAGGTCGCCCAGTACACGGGCTTCCGCAGCAACGAGGTGGTGTTCACCGCCAACACCACCGCGTCGATGAACCTCGTCGCCAGCGGTCTCCCACTGGACCCCGACGACCTGGTGCTCGTACCGGCCGACGGCCACCACTCCGCGATCCTGCCCTGGCGGGACCGGGCCAGGGTGGCCTGGCTGCCGACCGACGGGCACGGTGTCGTCGACCTCGACAGGTACGCCGAACTGCTGTCGGAGCGGCCGGCGGTGGTGGTCCTCAGCCACTGCTCGAACGTCTCCGGCGCGTATGCCCCGGTCGAGACGATGAGCCGGATGGCCAAGGAGGCCGGCGCCGTCACGGTGCTCGACGCCGCCCAGTCCATCGGGCATCGGCGGCCGAAGCACACGACGATCGACTTCCTGGCGTTCTCCGCGCACAAGATGCTCGGTCCGACCGGGCTGGGCGTGCTCTGCGGCCGGTACGACCAACTGGCGCGGCTGACCCCGCCCGCCCTCGGTGGCGGAGTGGTCGACTGGGTCGACGAGCAGCGGCACGAGCTGCGCAAACTGCCGCACCGGTTCGAGGCCGGCACCCCGCACATCGCCGGGGTCTACGGGCTCGGCGCCGCCATCGACTACCTGTACCGGCTGGGCCTGGACACCGTGGCCGAGCACGACAGGGCACTCGGGCGGGCGCTGGTGGAGCAGGCGTCGACCCGACCGTACGCCCGGATCCTCGGCCCGACCGAGGGTGACCGGGGCGCGATCCTGAGCCTCGCCATCGACGGCCTGCACTCCATGAAGCCGGTCGCGCAGATCCTCAGCGACTCCTACGGGATCATGTGCCGCTCCGGGCACATGTGCGCGCAGCCGTTCGTCGACCGCTTCACCGACGACGAGATCCTGCGCGCCTCCGGATACATCTACAACGACCTCGACGACGTCCACGCGTTCTTCACCGCACTCGACGAGATCGTCGGTGCGCTGGGAGCACGCTCGTGA
- a CDS encoding non-ribosomal peptide synthetase, with the protein MAEWGTSSPGHLVDLLETTAESTPDRTAIHSRDGAVTYRELHERAGRLAALLRADGIGPGDVCGVLAGPSTEGVVAILAVVRAGAAYLPLCPSLPPARIDDVVVQARPRLVLSAEPTERTLTGDVPVLPLSVAEDRARDVPAPAAPPAIQPEDAVMVLFTSGSTGTPKGVVVPHRALLNRILWGQREYPVGADDRLLHHTRYIYDFSAWEVFAPLAFGATLVVGDFTAYPDFDAMAEIIQKHDVTMVHFVPSVMSGFLGRDAARQCTSLSTVFSGGESLPASLARRVTETYDATLYNQYGPTETCIDSTFFRYDPAAEDAGGVPIGRAVDGTRLYVLDDRLRPTPDGVAGELHIAGVGLATGYLGRPDLTAERFVPDPFGGDGERMYRTGDVVRRRPDGNLEFVGRTDRQVNVRGVRVELGEVEAALTAHAEVTQAVALVTDDERAHLVAWVAAAPGTVDGGTLREFVQRRLPRPFVPDQVVVGDTLPLLPTGKVDHGAVRDLVAAALHRTPGADAPGTGGQEAGGVAGEVAALWRDILEVDQVGPDDDFFELGGHSLLAVEMVSVLNERLGSAIDLADFFESPTVRTCATLIEADGAR; encoded by the coding sequence ATGGCTGAGTGGGGCACCTCCTCCCCAGGTCACCTTGTCGACCTGCTGGAGACGACGGCTGAGTCGACCCCCGACCGAACCGCCATCCACTCCCGCGACGGAGCGGTCACCTATCGGGAACTCCACGAGCGGGCGGGCCGGCTGGCCGCCCTGCTGCGTGCCGACGGGATCGGCCCGGGCGACGTCTGCGGCGTCCTGGCCGGGCCCTCGACCGAGGGCGTCGTCGCCATCCTCGCGGTGGTCCGCGCCGGCGCGGCCTACCTGCCGCTGTGCCCGTCGCTGCCCCCGGCACGGATCGACGACGTCGTCGTCCAGGCGCGACCGCGGCTCGTCCTGTCCGCCGAGCCGACGGAGCGGACGCTGACCGGCGACGTGCCGGTGCTGCCCCTGTCGGTGGCCGAGGACCGGGCCCGGGACGTGCCCGCCCCGGCGGCGCCCCCGGCGATCCAGCCGGAGGACGCCGTGATGGTGCTCTTCACCTCCGGCTCGACCGGTACGCCGAAGGGGGTGGTGGTCCCGCACCGCGCGCTGCTCAACCGGATCCTCTGGGGCCAACGGGAGTACCCGGTGGGCGCCGACGACCGGCTGCTGCACCACACCCGCTACATCTACGACTTCTCCGCCTGGGAGGTCTTCGCGCCGCTGGCGTTCGGGGCGACGCTCGTGGTCGGCGACTTCACCGCGTACCCCGACTTCGACGCGATGGCCGAGATCATCCAGAAGCACGACGTCACCATGGTGCACTTCGTACCGTCGGTCATGTCCGGCTTCCTCGGCCGCGACGCGGCACGCCAGTGCACCTCGCTCAGCACGGTCTTCTCCGGCGGGGAGAGCCTGCCCGCCTCGCTCGCCCGGCGCGTCACCGAGACCTACGACGCCACGCTCTACAACCAGTACGGCCCCACCGAGACGTGCATCGACTCGACGTTCTTCCGCTACGACCCGGCGGCGGAGGACGCCGGCGGGGTGCCGATCGGACGCGCGGTCGACGGCACCCGGCTGTACGTCCTCGACGACCGGCTCCGCCCGACGCCCGACGGCGTCGCCGGGGAACTGCACATCGCCGGCGTCGGCCTGGCCACCGGATACCTTGGCCGCCCGGACCTGACCGCCGAGCGGTTCGTGCCCGACCCGTTCGGCGGTGACGGGGAGCGGATGTACCGCACCGGGGACGTGGTGCGGCGCCGACCCGACGGAAACCTCGAGTTCGTCGGGCGGACCGACCGCCAGGTCAACGTACGCGGCGTGCGGGTCGAGCTGGGGGAGGTGGAGGCCGCCCTGACGGCCCACGCCGAGGTGACGCAGGCCGTGGCCCTGGTCACCGACGACGAACGCGCCCACCTGGTCGCCTGGGTGGCGGCCGCGCCGGGCACGGTCGACGGCGGCACGCTGCGCGAGTTCGTGCAGCGGCGGTTGCCGCGCCCGTTCGTACCGGATCAGGTGGTGGTGGGCGACACCCTGCCGCTGCTGCCGACCGGCAAGGTCGACCACGGCGCGGTACGGGACCTGGTGGCCGCCGCCCTGCACCGCACCCCCGGCGCGGACGCCCCTGGGACCGGCGGGCAGGAGGCGGGCGGGGTGGCCGGCGAGGTGGCCGCGCTGTGGCGGGACATCCTGGAGGTCGACCAGGTCGGCCCCGACGACGACTTCTTCGAACTCGGTGGCCACTCGCTGCTCGCCGTCGAGATGGTCAGCGTGCTCAACGAGCGGCTGGGAAGCGCCATCGATCTCGCCGACTTCTTCGAGAGCCCCACCGTGCGTACGTGCGCGACGCTCATCGAAGCAGACGGCGCCAGATGA